ctctatacagtcagccaaaacaagaccaggagctgactgtggctcagatcatgaactccttattgccaaattcagacttaaattgaagaaagtagggaaaaccactagaccaggtATTGAAGATATGCCTTAGACAGCTTATTTCTTAGTGGAAATTAATACAAAGAATTCCTCCTCATCCCCTAGCCAGCCACATTTCATGTAGTTCTTCAGTCCTTTGACTTTTGCTTCTCCAGTCTCCAACATTCAGTGATTCAAAATCCTGTCCATTCTTTCCTGTCATATCCATCCCCTCATTCCCATCCTCACTGCCTTAGTTTAAGCCCTCATGTCTTGTCAATGTTATGTGGGAGCTTTTCAGTTAAGTCCATACTTtacccctgatagctcagttggtaaagaatccgcctgcaatgtaggagaccccggttcagttcctgagttgagaagatcccctggagaagggataggctacccactccagtattctggcctggagaattccatggactgtatggtccgtgggatcacaaagactctgacacgactgagcaactttcattttcactttacccTGCTGCCAGAGTTCTTTAAAACACACGAGATATTGTCAATCCCTTACCTTCAGTGATTCCTCATTACACATCATATGATATAATTCAAATTTCATTGTATGATATTTAAAGCTATTTGGAATCGGGCCAGATGTTCCTTCTCTCCAGACTGCCTTCCCTTGTCTTGTTCACCTGATGACCATCATCTCTTCTGCCCCTGCTGTATGCATTCTTCCCGTAATGCAAACAGTTttactggtttttctttttcagttgcttGTGGGCACAGCCATCATCTCTGCACTGTTACAGTGCCTAAACTTAGTTACTTGTAGATAATATTTGATTTAATTATTAGTATTTGTGAATTAAGGTCACCTTTTTTGGGTGCAGTTGCCTGCATCAATATGGCATATGAATACAATATGATTTTGTAAGTTAGAAGAGCTCTTGCAATATTGTTGCAAACTACTTCTGGTTATCTGTGCCCTGTATCAGAGTAGATGCTGTTGCATAAAAATTTGTGTGTTGAAATTTTCCATTAGGAGGGTGTCAGGTGGAAATGAAAAGGTAGGTTCATGGGATCTTTTTAGCATCAGGCTTACTTAGCATTTGGATTTTCAGGTTTATTCAGTTGGCAGAGATTTAATGTTGAAGATAAATATTAACCCATTTGGAAACATTAAATAGAAATGCttgttttaagaaagaaaagagtacTGTTCTTTCAATGGTAGGAGTAAATGTGATGCTTCAttttaagataattaaaaaatagtgaattttaaaattctggtcTTGAGTTACCAAATTACTGCCTCTTGTCCACTAAGTTCTGCCTTGGTGTTAATGTGCTCCGTTTCTGTCAactaaatagttttctttttttaattgaagtatagttcatgttcaatatatgtaaattacaGATGTTCAATACAaagattcacagtttttaaaggttaaactTCATTTGTGGTTCCTATAAAATAtaggctatattccctgtgttgtgttTAGATTAGTACTTACAGATATATCAATGGCCCAGTCCTTTAAAGCAATCTCctcattttaagtatatttctgatatttgtgaaaacatttttataattacaaggaaaaaaggaGTTAAGTAAAGATCAGTATATTTAGGGGTACTttttcagggttttgtttttcacatgttgttttatttctttttccatttttactgaaggcaatttatattctttgtttaattttttttaaggccaAAGGTTGTAATGAAAAGCAAATCTCCCTCCTGCCCTAGACCTCAAAGTTCCTTTTGTTTCCAGTTAACAAATGGAAGCACACTGTGTGAACTTCAGTACTTTGCTTTTCAATTTAATGTATCAACGTAAATAGCTGTACCTCATTGTTTTTTGTAGCGGCAAGTATTCCATTATCTGGAGGTAACTATTTAACTAGGCTTTTATCGATGGTCGTTTAGATTATTTCTGGTGTTTATAACCAGCGCTCTTATGAATATCCTCACTGATGTACATGTCTTTGTATATGTATGCAGATATATTTACCAACTTAAAGAATATGCTCAGGGGTTGGTAGGGGAAGtctatgcatttaaaattttgatatatgtTGCCAAATGTAGAGAAATATAAGTCCCAGTTTTAGAGAGAGGAGATTTCTTACATATGTCCTGTTTTTCCCAGTGGATTAattgtgatttaaatttttttcttttttcttttttttttttcagtattcagGGTCAGTTTTACATATTTGCCAACgatatatatttaaatgcttATATTCATGGCTGACTCctcaaaatgaagttaaaaatggTTTTAAGCAAAACCAGTTAGTACTCAGATAcctgttttttctttcctgcatGAAGTTGCAGGGTAGCATTATCTTTCTTGAgcttatttaaaaattctaggggttcttcttttcttccttagaaAAAATTGAATTGATTAACTTTTAGAaatgcattttgaaaatgaagtaaGGTTTTGCTGGCAGGTGAGTGAAAATAGTAATTGGAAATATAGATTTGGGGTTTCCCCTGTTCCTTAAACCCAATGAAATTACGATGCtttgccaaattaaaaaaaaaaaaagttaaagttcAGATTCCTGTGTGAGGTTGTCAAATTCTCACgctgtatattttctttcagattcctttgtttcttcctcttcctctcagcCTGTATCTCTATTTTCGACCTCACAAGGCAAGTCTGTCATTTTTTGTGtgcattaataaaagaaaaatgttaagagAAAGAGGCTGTAACTGGGGAAATGAGGCAGGAGTTTTCTGTTGCCCCCAAACTccctaaaataaaaactaaatacaaGTTAGCAACTCCTAATGACTTTCTCGTAAAGCTCAATAAAATAGAATGAGGCTGGGTGGACCCTTTAACATAGCATAAGCTTTAGGTGTAActttgagtattttaaaaattagaaacttGCCAAAAGAACTTGGAGTAGAAAGAACTGCAGCTCAGAAAACACACTTTCTCCAGAATGCATTCAACCTGTTGATTTGCAGTTATCTAATTTGTTTGGAGAGGTAGTGGATTTGGGAAAACTCTATAAAACTGTGCTTCCACTGAACTAATACACCGTCCTAGCTAGAATACTTTAGTGTGGACTTATCTGAGATTCATCCCAAGAGCTAGGCCAGTTCCACATTGCCTAGGAACACTGAACAAGTCAGTTGAATTTTTGGCAAGCGAGGCTTGTTTTCCTGGAGATTAAATTATGATGTTTTGGGGGGTTTGTTCTTACTCTATCAATGAGGAAGGGAATCAGAGTTGATAGCTACATGGAAGAGAATGTGCTTTGTGCTGcttcaatttgcatttttaaaaagtgctgttTCATTTGTGCTCTTGTACTCCACCTCAGGGATAGGTCAACggaaaatcattattttaaaaaagataattaaacTCACTAGATAGGTCCAAGAAGCCTTGTTCAAAGAGTGTATTGTCCTAGCCGGAATGAAAGTGAGCATGCTGGTTCATTAGGAAGACTTTCGCCTTGTAAGAATAAAGAACCTAATGGGATAAAATAAACATAGTAAGTTTTTTTCAGAGTCTGATCTGCTTCTTGGGAAACATGATAGACAGTTTATTGCATTCATTTCAGACTGATAGGATTAGAGTCCCCAACTCTTTTATAATGTGCCTCACTGTGTGAATTTGGATATCTTCTGGGTCAAATTATGACCTTTGAAATTAACTTGTTTATAGtaaaatatagatattttgtGAATGTTAGGAAATAAACATACAAATTGATCCTCAACATCTAGAACCCAActagatttatatttttaagggtATTTTTTCCCTCATGagaaatttaataatttagaCAAATAGATATTACATTTATTCTATTCTGGAGGATGTCAGTTAAAAATATAGTGTAAATAGAACAAGTAATTATATTTTCTCAAAGTATTTCAGATCTTTTAGGATACTTTCAATTTAATAATTTAGACAAATAGATATTACATTTATTCTATTCTGGAGGATGTCAGTTAAAAATATAGTGtaaatagaacaaataattatattttctcaAAGTATTTCAGATCTTTTAGGATACTTTCTTCATAGTCACTTTTTTCATATAGAAAGGAAATAATTGATAGCCTAAATAGTGTGACAATGCAACCTAATCACAACATGCCTAATATATAGAATGTTGAGAAGATAtgtcatagttttaaaaattactttaatccATATTAGGAGAAACTACATACACACTCAAATCAGAGGTAAATAAAAGggatttttctaattaaaacaaaagttGAAGTAGGTTTCAGTTTCACAGTGACTAtgaaagtttgtttaaaaaaaatagatttgtaATTCTTCCTTTTATAGTTATTTTGACCAGTGCAGATTCAGGGTATGTTATTATTAAAAGGGTATTGTAAAAAAGCAGTTAAAAATGTCATATCCCTGAAGATGTTCCAATCTAGCCTCTATTACTAGTATTTTCTCCTGCAAAAAAAAGACATAATGGAAAAGCAGCCCACTTGGTGCTGTACGTCGTTGGCAGGTCTAGAGATCAGCTGATTCAGTTTTTTGAGGGCACTCTTTGGCAAGTGATTAGGTGTGTTCTAGGGTGGCCAAGACTGGTAGCTTCTAGTCTGCCTTAATAAAAGCAAGGGAAAGGAAGTTGCTGTAGTACTTAGTTAGCTGGATTAAACCCCCTGGAGAGGATAGCTAGGACCAGTTCCGCCCAGCTGCAGCCTTTCAGAGGGACTGTCGCCAGCAGGTACCTTTGAGTCCATAACTGGCACTAACCCAGCTAATCTGTCTCTGGCTTTCATATCCCTGAGCTGTTTAGCCTTGGAGAATTGTGCCTTGCTATATACGTCCAAGccatattagggcttccctggtggctcagctggtaaagaatccgcttgcaatgcgggagacctgggttcaatccctgggttgggaagatcccctggagaagggaatgacctcccactccagtattcttgcctggagaattccatggacagaggagccttagcaggctacagtccatggggtcacaaagagttgaacacaactgagcggctttcactttcactctttctttTCAAGCCATATTAAGCAATATGTAACAGtaattaaaaatgactttttcatACTTAAGAATGacatttttaatattgaaatatatatttatcattattGGACTTCAAGGGGCATGTACTAAaacttgtctttttctgttttttgatcATGCTGCTAAGCTCACGGGATCTtgattcccagaccaggggttgaacctgggcccatagtagtgaaagtgctgagttctaaccattggaccaccagggaattcccaaagttGTCATTAatttggactgagaagaaagggCAGTTAAATCTTTCAAAAGGAAATTATGTAGTCTTTATTAAGTTGTACTACTTTGAAGTATACAGCTACTTAAGCTAACAAGTTAAGCTTTTTGAAAACTAATAGATTTATGTTGAGAATGTCAAAAATAATCAGTTCTTCTTAAGTAAGTTGTATTCCTGAGTAGGTCCTTTCCAATCATTTGCTTATTGATTCCTTTTTTATAGTTCATCAAGCAGAGTTAAATTTCAACTTAATCCTGGAGCATTTCAAATAGGGGAGtaaattttaacattttcctGTACTGTTAAATAAGGATATTAACAGAGGTATAGATGTAGTTTATGTGGTCATTTGGggtgggttgttttttgtttgttttgagctTTTACTGTGGTTAGTacttttttatctcatttaatcctcacagccaaTTTTATGGAGGAAAGGTATTGCTTCTTTTACTAATTGAGGACATTGGGGTTTTAAATGGTGAAAtcacttgttcaaggtcacacagtgagtaaATGACTCACCTAGGACTCTGAAGTCCATGTATGTAACTAATACCTCCAGTAAAGGTGATGTGTTAGTGATATTTTAAGGTTTACAGGTTTTTTAGGATGTCGTGTTAACATCATGAGAACACAAGAGGCAGAAATGACCATTTTAACCATAATATTGCTGTTAGTGATATAATTTAGTATCATCTGGGGGATGTACTCCCTCCATCAGACACAAAATCAAATTTGGTTTCTCCTTTTGAAATCTTTGATAAAAAGTGGAAGCTGGAAAATACTACAAATTTCTGTAGAAAACATTGGAAGAAAAGTGGGTGAAAATAAGATTATAAGGAGGATCCATCCGCGACCCAGAATTGGAAGCACATTTGCAGTAgtgaatatttgcaaataatttgaGTAATGCAGTAGGTATATGGAACAGGAAGTTAAACACTGAACTTTGGGGCAAgcattgagggaaaaaaattgccagttacagccttttttttttttttttttttttaacaaaagcaaaacatttttctttgtaCAAAATAGACTTTCTGTTTAGGATCTAGCTTGGCTGCAAAGTGTCTGCTGGCTAACTTCCTATTTTGATGCTTGGCTGAAAATTGCTGATACTGTTTTGCACGATAATTTGTCTTTCCCTCTTGTTTTGTGAATATGAGAAAATTCAAGTGTAGGAAAGCCTATACCTGAATATTTCAAGCCTCCCTTGTATGAATAAGCATAATATGTATGTGAAAATGTAACTTGGTGGCTTACTACAGGCTGGCACCCTTTCTTCACTGGTGTGTGCTTTTTCCATGTTACCAACTAAAAGTAATGAATTTCCAGGCTGGGTAGTAACCAAATGGTAACTGTAGCATAATCCCAAGTTACTCACTCTTCTAAGGAAGAAGtataatatacaatattcatTATGGCTTACCTGTTTCTAGATCAcattgtgttttcattattaAGTTACAAAACACTTGAATAAAAAAATACTAAACCCTTTTCTAAAAGTTTGGAGAATAAGAGAAGATATTTTGAAAGATAGAGTAAACAGTCTATGAAGAGGCTTTTTCAATTCAAAATATTCACTTGACGCATACACAGTATTCAGTTAAAAGTTGTTTCTTTATCctgtgattgggcttccctgatggctcagtggtaaagaatacaactgcaatgcaggagactctggtttgatccctgggtctggaagatcccctggaggagaaaatggcaatccgttccagcattcttgcctggagaatcccacggacagaagagcctggcgggctagagtccatgggattgcaagagtcagacatgacttagcgcctTAACCACATCTTGTTCTATGAGATAAAATACTCTGGATATAGAAGAGGGGAAACTTTTTCAATTTCCATGCAAGATTCTCTAGTCAAGTGGAGCTTTTGCCTTATTCCAATCAAAATTTTGAGTTAATATATTAACTCAATTTAATCCTCAGAGCAATTCTTAAGTTAGGTGCTTTAGTATCCCAATTTTTCAGATGGTATTAAGCAACTTGACAAGGCCACACACCATTAGTAAGTGTAATGAAAGGATTTTGCAAGTCTTAATAGGGATTTTGGGTTTGGGTTTGGGAGTGGTCTGGAAATTTAGAGTATGACCGCCAACTTAATTTCCTAGTCTTATTTAAGATACTATATGTAAATGGAGACTTCTGAGTAATGACTATTAAGTGTCATGCTGACTAATTggaagagtctttgccaatggaGCTTAGTTTCTAAAGACCTGTTAGATTCtagtctttgttttatttaatgttttcttaCCGTTGTAAGCACTTTACTTCCAGACTGCTTTTTTCCGTGTCTTGATACAAATTAGCTCTGTTCAAGTTTGTTAGAATTTCAACTAGCCAAATGAACTTCTTTCCATTTGCTGAAATTCTAAGCaagataattattaaaattaaagcaaaaatgctAACTTACTTTGCTACATGTGGGGAAGCTTGATTGACTGTCATGAGAGCTAACATCCAGAGCTAATAGCTAATAGATGCTATTGGCTGAGGAATTACTCTCCTAATTACTGAGGAAAGATTGCAGCACCACACTCTGTTTAGCCCCTAAACCTGTCCCCCCAGAAAACACTGTCTGCTCCAAGCATTGCCACATTATCATTAGGGAACATGATAAAGCTATTTTTGTGTATATAATAGTTATGTCATATTAAAGAATCTTCAGTAAAATGAAGTCTGTCAAGAAGTTACGGCATTCAGTACAGAACTTGGTATTCTGAGAATAAGATTTCTAACCTAATCTAGTTTTTACCTCAGATTATTATATACCTAATTCTAAACTTCTGGAGTACTAagagttcaagaaaattagaaaagaaacaagGCTTAGAAAACTGAGAATTTTGTGTCCTGACAAAGCATAGAACATTTCTACCatcctctttgtgtgtgtgtggccgcACCGCatagcttatgggatcttagtttgtcAGCCAGGTCTTGCTGGCAGAGAAAGCATCAAGtccgaaccactggaccaccaggaagctcACTGCCATAcgttttttttgtttctaatacTGTGTGCATTCTTTCATTAGCATCTTGTATCAGttgctttctttctcatttcatcaaatccatcatcatcatcattatcatttacctgttgactttgcttcttttctgtCTCCCACTCTGTACTGTAAGCTCCACAAAAGCAAGGATTTTTTCTGTGTTCACTGGTTTTTAATCTAGATTCTAAAACAGTGTCGGGCACATGATAGTGGCACTCAGTAATTAACAATGAATTATTACTAATTCATTCTGTCCACTTGTGTCTGTAAAATGACAAGTCTAACTCATCTGAAATCTCAATCTCTATAAAACATATAAGCTGAGCATTCCCTGTGAGAGGTGGAGTCAGTGTTGTTCAAGATTCCATTCGTTTGAAGGGAGGAGGTCCCAGTTTTACCTTATTCCAGATTTAGTTTGTTTAATGTCTCCTAGTAGaaacattctggagaaggcaatggcatcccactccagtactcttgcctggaaaatcccatggacggaggagcctggtaggctgcagtccatggggtcgctaagagtcagacacgactgagtgacttcactttcacttttccctttcacgcattggagaaggaaatggcggcccactccagtgttcttgcctggagaatcccagggacgggggagcctggtgggcttccatctatggggtcgcacagagtcggacacgactgaagcgacttagcagcagtagaaaCATTCACCAGTAAATTCAATAATAATACATAGCTCagactgtggaatattctgataTTAATGTAGTCCATAGTTCTTTAAATTTCAGGTCTTTAAACCTTTTAACCTGCAGTGGTGAGCTTCATTTATCCTTAATCTTGCTGTGTATCCATACTGTACAATGATAGATGCAAAGCCATGTTTACTGCATTAGAACTAAATATGAATTATAGCTTACTTCTGTGTCATGGGTACAATTTGTACCACCAAACTGCAactatttttttctcaatttacaAAGACTTTTCCCCCAGATTATAGTTACACTGTGCTAAAGGTCAGAGATCCTGTTACATCAGATTtcagtaatgttttaaaatataggaaCTTTATCTGGCATTTGGAAACACATTTTTGTAATAGTAGAATTTTGTCTCTTGCAGTAAGATATTTAagtatttcttttcatctttataaaatgattttgaatAGAATAAAGTCATACTTTTGCTTTCATCTAATTATTATTCAGCttctcaaattaaaaaacatCAGTCGAATAAAAGTAATCGCAAAAGTTTTTCTCTCTCACATCTTCCCAATTGCTCATTCACACTCAAGGAAGGCATTTCTGTCCTGAGGGCTCACCTGAGCAAGCTGAGTCTTTGATTCATTCTTTTGGAACTCGTTGTTTAAGACGTACTTTGTTCCAGCTCCAGAGATACAACAGTGTGTGAGAACGATGGTGCTTGGAACATCGTTGCTGCCCTTGGGACAGTTGTTCTGATCTTTTCTCCAGTAAAAAACTTCCTAGGTTGGAGAGTTGGAAAACAGGGTGGTAGATCAGTGGCTACTGTGATTAAAAACTGATAAGACCTAATGAATGTATTGCTTTTAGGGgagtattttctgttttaaaagattttctggAGTTCACTCTTCTTAATAAAGGAAACTAGGGTACACAGTTCAGTTTTCAGGTGACAAGTTGGTACAAGAGATTTTGGAACAGACCAGCGTTTTCAGTGCCCTTTAAAACATTAAGGCCCTCTTTACCTGGGGCCCACCTTCCCTGTGGATAGAATGGAGTGTACTTCTAGCCTGGTTTTTAGGCTGGGCGGGGTCTGCTGTatctcttgggggaaaaaaaactctcATCACTTGTTTCCCTTTTCAGATAGTCAGGCTCTTAACAGTGGTTTTATAAAAGGGGTGTGTTCTGAAGTGTTCCACCTACAGATGAGAGTATATCAGTACTTCACaatatgtttgttttatatggATTACATTGTTTCTGCTGAATAGCTCTACTAAATAccaaaggaaaaggaataaaCACTTCCCCAGATTATCCAATCTTTATTATAACCTTCTTCATGCTTTACCATTAAAGGGAAAATGTAGATTGATAAGTATTTTgtcatgaaaattttttttcatttgcagttTGTAGCATGATCAGCCTCTTCTGTGTCACTGCTGGCGGTTTTATGCATGTCTTATAGGATAACTATTGATCATTGTTTTGTtacatatttatgtgtgtatatgtatatatatatcctgtgtgtgtgtatatatatatatatatatgtgaatttaaaaataaaaagcatgctGCTTGGCCTGACTAGCTAATGTGTAATTGTACCTGGTAAacaattgtttttctttcaaattctgGCCATAGAGGGATTGAGCTCTCTTTGCTCTGATGAGCCACCTTCAGAAATTATGACTTCCTCCTCTTGTTCATCTTCTGAAATACGTAACACTGACCTTACAATACTACATGGAGTAAAAAGCAAAATGTTAGGCAGCCAGATTCTTTTAGCCCAAGAAGAAAAAGACTGCTTGGCTCTTCTAGATGAGATAAAGATGGAAAAGCCTCCGGGGGCCAGTAAAGACATGGAAGACTCCCCAGTTTCTGCTGCAGAAGGAGTTCACTGTGACCGTCCTTCCATTCCACTCAGCTTCCTGGGTCATCCTGCTTTTCTCTCAAAGGAAGTTGGTCAAATGGAACAGCAGATAAATAAAGATCAAGAGTCCAGGAACCCAAATGAGGAACCAAATAGGGATAATATAACTGCCTTGGATGCAGATGACAAGTTCACTGTGCTGACAGCCCAGAAGCCAGCCACCCAGCAGCCTAAAGCAGAAGGCATTTGTCCATATTCCTTGTCTCCTTCTGAAGCTTCAAGAGGTGGTGTTATGGAAAAGGAGTCCCCTGAATCACCATTTGAAGTAATTATTGACAAAGCAGCATTTGACAAAGAATTTAAAGACTTATATAAGGAAAGCATAAATGATTTTGGTAGCTGGGCAGTGCATACTAGTAGAGAATCACCTGCAGACATTTCAGAGTCTAATGACAAAGTATTTCCactgagaaagaaagaagcagggcaTTACCCAGCCTCTGCATTGCTCACCAGGCAGTTTTCACACACAACTGCAGCATTGGAGGAGGTATCTAGATGTGTGAATGATATGCATAACTTTACTAATGAAGTACTGACTTGGGATTTGGTTCCCCAAGTGAAACAGCAGATTGATAAAGCTGAGTACAACACAAAAACTACAGGACTTGGCACAAGTGAATATAATTCAGAAATTCCTGTTGTAAATCTCAAAACGAACACTCAGAAAATTCCTGTATGTTCTATTAATGGAAGCACTACTAACACTAAATCACCAGGTGACTGGGCGGAAACATCTCTCCCACAGGAAAATGCTGTGCCAGATCATTTTGATTCCACACAGGAAGTCACTATCAAAGGTGTGCAAGACAGTGTGCAGAAAAGAGACGACACACTTTCAGAGTTACCTGGATCTCCACTGGAGAAATGTGTCTCTCTTGGCTCTGGAGTGGCCACAGATAAAGTAGTTTTACCCGACGGCCACCTGAAAGGTGGAATGAGCTGGCAGACCTCTGTGTTGGGAGAAGTGACAGAAGCTGATAGTTCTGGTGAATCTGATGACACAGTAATAGAGGACCTCACAGCAGATAATTCATTTGAGAGAAACAAAATTCAGGCTGAAAAACCTGTTTCTATCCCAAGTCCTGGTGTAAAAACAGATGGAGAAGTCAAAGAGATCCTCAGTTGTAACAAGAAAGACAGAACATCTGAAAATGTTGAAGGGTCGGTCAGTGACTCTGAGCCACGACAAGTTCAGCCTGATCCTCTTGAAAGGAGCCCAGGTGAAGCAGTATGTTCACTAGTATCTAATAAGAATGGCACGTCAGAAGTGAAGCAGTCAGGTAGTAAGCATGAAGCTGTTCCTGAAAAGCCTGTTGCAGCTGAGAACCCAAAACTCCCT
The genomic region above belongs to Bos taurus isolate L1 Dominette 01449 registration number 42190680 breed Hereford chromosome 29, ARS-UCD2.0, whole genome shotgun sequence and contains:
- the RTN3 gene encoding reticulon-3 isoform X1 gives rise to the protein MAEPSAATQSPSVSSSSSGAESSAPGGGSGSPGACPALGTKSCGSSCADSFVSSSSSQPVSLFSTSQEGLSSLCSDEPPSEIMTSSSCSSSEIRNTDLTILHGVKSKMLGSQILLAQEEKDCLALLDEIKMEKPPGASKDMEDSPVSAAEGVHCDRPSIPLSFLGHPAFLSKEVGQMEQQINKDQESRNPNEEPNRDNITALDADDKFTVLTAQKPATQQPKAEGICPYSLSPSEASRGGVMEKESPESPFEVIIDKAAFDKEFKDLYKESINDFGSWAVHTSRESPADISESNDKVFPLRKKEAGHYPASALLTRQFSHTTAALEEVSRCVNDMHNFTNEVLTWDLVPQVKQQIDKAEYNTKTTGLGTSEYNSEIPVVNLKTNTQKIPVCSINGSTTNTKSPGDWAETSLPQENAVPDHFDSTQEVTIKGVQDSVQKRDDTLSELPGSPLEKCVSLGSGVATDKVVLPDGHLKGGMSWQTSVLGEVTEADSSGESDDTVIEDLTADNSFERNKIQAEKPVSIPSPGVKTDGEVKEILSCNKKDRTSENVEGSVSDSEPRQVQPDPLERSPGEAVCSLVSNKNGTSEVKQSGSKHEAVPEKPVAAENPKLPSEAAPTELAQSVTSSAYLEPLHEKNVKDLDDSSPEDLMAAFTEAREKGIVSKGEGNTFEATSEETKDFKTTLPLDALHESKSGGSEIKNIKSKYSEQSKETNGSELLEVFPTQGTPIASLDLEQEQLTIKALKELSERKVEKSASVQDKGESPEEIFKQTLTNVKESSWPQRSYDVLEHKDVKTGSDLEISRKPTIIKETSRVEVISSLSKTEPVNEPVLTRLLTDASVHDLIFWRDVKKTGFVFGTTLIMLLSLAAFSVISVVSYLILALLSVTISFRVYKSVIQAVQKSEEGHPFKAYLDVDITLSSEAFHNYVNAAMVHINRALKLIIRLFLVEDLVDSLKLAVFMWLMTYVGAVFNGITLLILAELLVFSIPIVYEKYKTQIDHYVGIARDQTKSIVEKIQAKLPGIAKKKAE